In Paraburkholderia terrae, a genomic segment contains:
- a CDS encoding response regulator — MSAYKFKLLIVDDDVATVRIMSDMLSDYGERRFALSGEMGLLLARQSTPDLILLDASMPGMTGFDFCEILKADSELAKIPVIFVTSHDAPALEIDAFRLGAADYVTKPLNATQLRARVETQLRKRLKILNQSESFRAGLFLPPTLGALPDNILVVDSDPGRLNRLQDLLHDLGRCTSATTGAQGLERALHSLPTVILVDAALPDTSGLQLCAALKKEPRLEGVPVLLMTDGAASDNADYERALLNGLADSVLNHAQPTVLKARVKHAMASVHADQRRIGAMREYWLAVEKAARRVERKDGEGTVPD, encoded by the coding sequence ATGTCAGCGTACAAGTTCAAGCTCCTGATCGTCGACGACGACGTCGCGACCGTGCGCATCATGAGCGATATGCTTTCTGATTACGGAGAACGGCGCTTTGCGCTGTCGGGCGAAATGGGCTTGTTGCTTGCGCGGCAATCCACGCCCGACCTGATTCTGCTCGACGCGAGCATGCCCGGCATGACGGGCTTCGACTTCTGCGAAATTCTGAAGGCCGACAGCGAACTCGCGAAAATCCCGGTGATCTTCGTCACGAGCCACGACGCGCCCGCGCTCGAAATCGACGCGTTCCGGCTCGGAGCAGCCGATTACGTGACGAAGCCGCTGAACGCAACCCAATTGCGCGCGCGCGTCGAGACGCAGCTGCGCAAGCGGCTGAAGATCCTGAACCAGTCGGAAAGCTTTCGCGCCGGTCTGTTCCTGCCTCCCACGCTCGGCGCGTTGCCGGACAACATTCTGGTCGTCGACAGCGATCCCGGCCGGTTGAACCGTTTGCAAGACCTGCTGCACGATCTGGGCCGCTGCACGTCGGCGACGACGGGCGCGCAAGGTCTCGAACGCGCGCTGCACAGCCTGCCGACCGTGATCCTCGTGGACGCCGCGTTGCCCGACACAAGCGGCTTGCAGCTATGCGCGGCGTTGAAGAAAGAGCCGCGGCTCGAAGGCGTGCCCGTGCTGTTGATGACGGACGGCGCGGCCAGTGACAACGCCGACTATGAACGTGCGCTGCTGAACGGCCTCGCCGACAGCGTGCTGAATCACGCGCAACCCACCGTGCTCAAGGCGCGCGTGAAGCATGCGATGGCGTCGGTGCATGCGGACCAGAGGCGGATCGGCGCGATGCGCGAATACTGGCTCGCCGTGGAGAAAGCCGCACGGCGCGTTGAACGCAAGGACGGCGAAGGGACGGTGCCTGATTGA
- a CDS encoding LysR family transcriptional regulator → MDLNLRDIRAFVTVAHAGNFTRAAARLHLSQPALTVQIRRLEETVGARLFDRNSRSVALTQTGRELLPLLQRSLDDMERVLRDARALGEGSSGTVRLACLPTFAASALPDLIQMFRKRVPQAQFQIRDVVASTVNALVRNEEADIGLTGGDTFDAALEVLVEGADRLVVVCPKDHALARKRRVSVVDVAASPLVLTAQGTSVRSVVDAALEQAGCAPEIACEPTYMMTAVAMVRGGLGVTILPATAREVLAEQDLIARPIDDPSFVRPIALIKKRGRTLPRVAEDFVTLIAKRMK, encoded by the coding sequence ATGGATCTGAATCTTCGCGACATCCGCGCATTCGTCACGGTCGCTCACGCGGGCAATTTCACGCGCGCCGCCGCCCGGCTGCATCTGTCACAGCCGGCGCTCACCGTGCAGATACGGCGGCTCGAAGAGACCGTCGGCGCACGGCTGTTCGACCGCAATAGCCGCTCGGTCGCGCTCACGCAAACGGGCCGCGAACTGCTGCCTCTGCTGCAGCGCTCGCTCGACGACATGGAACGCGTGCTGCGCGACGCCCGCGCGCTCGGTGAGGGATCGAGCGGCACCGTGCGCCTCGCGTGTCTGCCGACGTTCGCGGCGAGCGCGCTGCCCGATCTGATCCAGATGTTCAGAAAGCGCGTGCCGCAGGCGCAGTTCCAGATTCGCGACGTGGTCGCGAGTACGGTGAATGCGCTCGTGCGGAATGAAGAGGCGGATATCGGCCTGACGGGCGGCGATACCTTCGACGCGGCGCTCGAAGTGCTGGTCGAAGGCGCCGACCGGCTCGTGGTGGTGTGCCCGAAAGACCATGCGCTGGCCCGCAAGCGCCGCGTGTCGGTCGTCGATGTCGCCGCATCGCCGCTCGTGCTGACGGCGCAAGGCACGAGCGTTCGCAGCGTCGTCGATGCGGCACTCGAGCAGGCCGGCTGCGCGCCCGAGATCGCCTGCGAGCCGACCTACATGATGACGGCCGTCGCGATGGTGCGCGGCGGGCTCGGCGTGACGATCCTGCCCGCGACGGCCCGCGAGGTGCTGGCCGAACAGGATCTGATCGCAAGACCCATCGACGATCCTTCGTTCGTGCGGCCCATCGCGCTGATCAAGAAGCGTGGACGCACCTTGCCCCGCGTCGCCGAAGACTTCGTGACACTGATCGCGAAACGCATGAAGTGA
- a CDS encoding CitMHS family transporter, translated as MLPLLGLITIAVLLGAILSKRMSPLVALIIVPIAASLIGGFGLQTSKFVVDGLKNLAPVVGMFVFAILYFGTITDAGTLDPIIDRILRAVGTRPTRIVMGTTLLALLIHLDGSGAVCFLVTIPAMLPLYERLQMDKRVLAAAVSLAAGINFLPWTGPMIRASASLHLPVSALFNPLIPVQAIGLVFVFGTAYWLGRREEKRLGVLGAAGGIPMPQRELTPEEQALRRPQNFWFNIVLTVIVLGTMVVMGEKIPPAIMFMVGLCIALMVNYPNVDMQRKRIDAHARAALMMAGILLAAGVFTGVMQGSGMLKAMAQAAVGFVPPGMAGHIPVVLGLLSMPLSMLFDPDSFYFGVLPVIAEVAGQLGVPSVQVGQAALLGQMTTGFPVSPLTPATFLVVGLCGIELAEHQKFTFPLLFGASIVMTIACVVLGIFSL; from the coding sequence ATGCTGCCTTTACTGGGGCTCATCACCATCGCCGTATTGCTCGGCGCCATTCTGTCGAAGCGCATGTCGCCGCTCGTCGCGCTGATCATCGTGCCGATTGCGGCGTCGCTGATCGGCGGCTTCGGGCTGCAGACCAGCAAGTTCGTCGTCGACGGGTTGAAGAACCTGGCGCCCGTGGTCGGCATGTTCGTGTTCGCGATCCTGTATTTCGGCACGATCACCGACGCTGGCACGCTCGATCCCATCATCGACCGGATTCTGCGGGCCGTCGGCACGCGGCCGACGCGCATCGTGATGGGCACGACGCTGCTCGCGCTGCTGATCCATCTGGACGGCTCGGGCGCGGTCTGCTTTCTCGTCACGATTCCGGCGATGCTGCCGCTCTACGAGCGCCTGCAGATGGACAAGCGTGTGCTGGCGGCGGCAGTATCGCTGGCGGCGGGCATCAACTTCCTGCCGTGGACGGGGCCGATGATCCGCGCGTCCGCGTCGCTGCACCTGCCCGTCTCGGCGCTGTTCAATCCGTTGATTCCTGTGCAGGCGATCGGCCTCGTGTTCGTGTTCGGCACGGCGTACTGGCTGGGGCGGCGCGAAGAGAAGCGGCTCGGTGTGTTGGGCGCCGCTGGCGGGATTCCGATGCCGCAACGCGAACTTACACCCGAAGAGCAGGCGCTGCGCCGCCCGCAGAACTTCTGGTTCAACATCGTGCTGACGGTGATCGTGCTCGGCACGATGGTCGTGATGGGCGAGAAGATTCCGCCCGCGATCATGTTCATGGTCGGTTTGTGCATCGCGCTGATGGTCAACTATCCGAACGTCGACATGCAACGCAAGCGCATCGATGCCCACGCACGCGCCGCGCTGATGATGGCGGGCATTCTGCTCGCAGCCGGCGTGTTCACGGGAGTCATGCAGGGCAGCGGCATGCTGAAAGCGATGGCGCAGGCGGCCGTCGGCTTCGTGCCGCCCGGCATGGCGGGTCACATTCCCGTCGTGCTCGGCCTGCTTTCGATGCCGCTCAGCATGCTGTTCGATCCCGATTCGTTCTATTTCGGCGTGCTGCCCGTGATCGCCGAAGTGGCGGGGCAACTCGGCGTGCCGTCCGTGCAGGTCGGCCAGGCGGCGCTGCTCGGCCAGATGACGACGGGCTTTCCCGTCAGCCCGTTGACGCCCGCGACGTTTCTCGTGGTCGGCCTGTGCGGGATCGAACTCGCCGAGCATCAGAAGTTCACGTTCCCGCTGCTGTTCGGCGCGTCGATCGTGATGACGATCGCGTGCGTCGTGCTGGGTATTTTTTCGTTGTGA
- a CDS encoding acyclic terpene utilization AtuA family protein, giving the protein MTANQHERRVRLGAGAGYSGDRIEPAVELAEHGQLDFLVFECLAERTIAIAQQAKRKDPQLGYDPLLEARMRAVLPVAARNGVRIISNMGAANPYAAARKTAQIAQSLGLDGLKIAAVSGDDVLDVVLQGQFRFEESGDDVAAYRERIVSANAYLGAAPIVAALDAGADIVLTGRVADPSLFTAPLIHAFGWRMDDWTTLGQATVVGHLLECAGQITGGYFADPGYKDVPNLARLGFPIGEVTADGAVTISKVPHAGGRVSAATCKEQLIYEIHDPARYLQPDVVADFTQVEVAEEAMDRVRVTGGKGTARTDTLKVSVAYADGYIGEGQISYGGPGAVTRARLALDIVRERLALTGVAASELRFDLIGVDSLYGETAAAERAEPYEVRVRVAGRTATAEEALRIGNEVETLYTNGPAGGGGVTKSTREVLAVQSVLLPRDDVKPAFAFVEA; this is encoded by the coding sequence ATGACAGCAAATCAGCACGAACGACGTGTCAGGCTCGGAGCCGGCGCAGGTTACTCGGGCGACCGGATCGAGCCCGCCGTCGAACTGGCGGAGCACGGCCAGCTCGACTTTCTTGTATTCGAGTGCCTGGCTGAGCGGACCATCGCGATCGCGCAGCAGGCGAAACGCAAAGATCCGCAACTCGGCTACGACCCGCTGCTCGAAGCGCGCATGCGCGCCGTGCTGCCCGTTGCCGCGCGCAACGGCGTGCGGATCATCTCGAACATGGGCGCGGCCAATCCGTATGCGGCTGCGCGCAAGACAGCGCAGATCGCGCAGTCGCTCGGTCTGGACGGCCTGAAGATCGCGGCCGTGAGCGGCGACGACGTGCTCGACGTCGTGCTGCAAGGCCAGTTCCGCTTCGAGGAATCGGGCGATGACGTCGCGGCGTATCGCGAGCGCATCGTGTCGGCGAATGCCTATCTGGGCGCGGCGCCCATCGTCGCCGCGCTCGATGCGGGCGCCGATATCGTGCTGACCGGGCGCGTCGCCGATCCGTCCTTGTTCACGGCGCCGCTGATCCACGCGTTCGGCTGGCGCATGGACGACTGGACGACGCTCGGCCAGGCGACTGTCGTCGGGCATCTGCTCGAATGCGCGGGGCAGATCACGGGCGGCTATTTCGCCGATCCCGGCTACAAGGACGTGCCGAATCTTGCGCGGCTCGGTTTCCCGATCGGCGAAGTCACGGCGGACGGGGCGGTCACGATTTCGAAAGTGCCGCACGCGGGAGGCCGCGTTAGCGCGGCGACCTGCAAGGAACAACTGATCTACGAGATTCACGACCCGGCCCGCTATCTGCAACCGGATGTGGTCGCCGATTTCACGCAAGTCGAAGTTGCGGAAGAAGCGATGGACCGCGTGCGGGTGACGGGCGGCAAGGGGACGGCGCGCACGGACACGCTGAAGGTGTCGGTGGCATATGCGGACGGCTATATCGGCGAAGGGCAGATTTCGTACGGCGGGCCGGGCGCCGTCACGCGCGCGCGGCTCGCGCTCGACATCGTGCGTGAACGGCTGGCGCTGACGGGCGTCGCCGCGAGCGAACTGCGCTTTGATCTGATCGGCGTCGATTCGCTATATGGCGAGACGGCCGCCGCCGAGCGAGCCGAGCCGTACGAAGTGCGCGTGCGCGTCGCCGGACGCACGGCCACGGCTGAGGAAGCGCTGCGCATCGGCAACGAAGTCGAAACGCTTTATACGAACGGACCGGCGGGCGGCGGCGGCGTCACGAAATCGACACGCGAGGTGCTCGCGGTGCAATCCGTGCTGCTGCCGCGCGACGATGTGAAGCCGGCATTTGCTTTCGTGGAGGCTTGA
- a CDS encoding AtuA-related protein yields the protein MQLRELAHSRTGDKGNTLNVSVICHDPRHYEHLRAHLSAAHVKAWLADFVHGEVTRHELPRLAAFNFVLRDALGGGVTRSLALDAHGKSVSSALLGMTVPDPD from the coding sequence ATGCAATTACGCGAACTCGCGCATTCACGCACGGGCGACAAGGGCAATACGCTGAATGTGTCGGTGATTTGTCACGATCCGCGTCACTACGAGCATCTACGCGCTCATCTGAGCGCCGCGCACGTGAAGGCGTGGCTCGCCGATTTCGTGCATGGCGAAGTGACGCGCCATGAATTGCCGCGCCTCGCGGCGTTCAATTTCGTGCTGCGCGATGCGCTCGGCGGCGGCGTCACGCGCTCGCTCGCGCTCGATGCGCACGGCAAGTCGGTCAGTTCCGCGCTGCTCGGCATGACGGTGCCCGACCCGGATTGA
- a CDS encoding VTT domain-containing protein: protein MWHFPTAIPASLGPWAVFLSVLVTQLGVPVPAAPMLMLAGTMAAMGQVSYAGVFCAAVGATLLADSMWFFVGRVRGRRLLNGLVRFSLSLDTTLRTARGVFERHGAPILTLAKFLPGLGLISAPLLGTTAIATSVFLFWDAVGASLWTGAYLLGGAALHDEIVQAMLLVRHNGGTIFDAFAAICVTVLLYRWVRRVQFRRLLAKTRISPEQLDTMMRSDAPPLVFDARPRSVREQEAYRIAGAYPLDLDSPDKLDAVLLAHPIVVYCVCPSEATARRIIEQLHRKGIRHAHALKGGLDAWEKRGYPVEPLPADFYTSLERLAVAVPEGEYTVRATMAG, encoded by the coding sequence GTGTGGCATTTCCCCACCGCTATCCCCGCTTCGCTCGGCCCGTGGGCCGTGTTTCTCAGCGTGCTGGTCACGCAACTCGGCGTGCCCGTGCCGGCCGCGCCGATGCTGATGCTCGCCGGGACGATGGCGGCGATGGGGCAGGTGTCGTACGCGGGCGTGTTCTGCGCGGCCGTCGGCGCGACGCTGCTCGCCGATTCGATGTGGTTCTTCGTCGGGCGCGTGCGCGGCCGGCGGCTGCTGAACGGGCTCGTGCGCTTTTCGCTGTCGCTCGATACGACGCTGCGCACGGCGCGCGGCGTCTTCGAGCGGCATGGCGCGCCGATTCTCACGCTCGCCAAGTTCCTGCCCGGCCTCGGCCTGATTTCGGCACCGCTGCTCGGCACGACGGCGATTGCGACCAGCGTGTTTCTGTTCTGGGATGCCGTCGGCGCGTCGCTGTGGACGGGCGCGTATCTGCTCGGCGGCGCGGCGCTGCATGACGAGATCGTGCAGGCGATGCTGCTGGTGCGGCACAACGGCGGCACGATCTTCGACGCATTCGCGGCGATCTGCGTGACGGTGTTGCTGTACCGCTGGGTGCGGCGCGTGCAATTCCGGCGCTTGCTCGCTAAGACGCGTATCAGCCCCGAGCAGCTCGACACGATGATGCGTTCGGACGCGCCGCCGCTGGTCTTCGACGCACGGCCGCGCAGCGTGCGCGAACAAGAGGCTTACCGGATCGCGGGCGCCTATCCGCTCGATCTCGACTCGCCGGACAAGCTGGACGCCGTGCTGCTCGCGCATCCCATCGTCGTGTATTGCGTCTGTCCGAGCGAGGCGACGGCGCGGCGCATCATCGAGCAGTTGCATCGCAAGGGCATTCGGCACGCGCACGCGTTGAAGGGCGGTCTGGATGCGTGGGAGAAACGCGGCTATCCCGTCGAACCGCTGCCCGCCGATTTCTACACGTCGCTGGAACGGCTGGCGGTCGCGGTGCCGGAAGGCGAATACACGGTGCGCGCGACGATGGCGGGCTGA
- a CDS encoding sterol desaturase family protein, which produces MEHFGKLPLYASAVIVFVSLIEAVVLSRKNRSTATPFAWYEVWISLFDLVGRKLLALLPLSLATPVFALAWDHRLFTVSINSAVMVFALFIGQEFCYYWYHRASHRMRFFWATHAVHHSPNQLTLSTAYRLGVTGKLTGSAMFFTPLVFLGVRPEVVLLTLYMNLLYQFWLHTTWVPKLGWLEYVFNTPSAHRVHHASNVEYLDANYGGVLIIFDRLFGTYVEERAEEPCRYGLVTPTTSRNPFVVEFEHWATLIRDVVTAKSVWIAINHVIQPPGWLPDGGGETTEELRRKSKPVHSEVETVNG; this is translated from the coding sequence ATGGAACACTTCGGAAAACTCCCTCTCTACGCTTCGGCCGTCATCGTATTCGTGTCGTTGATCGAAGCAGTCGTGCTCAGCAGAAAAAACCGCAGCACCGCGACACCGTTCGCGTGGTACGAAGTCTGGATTTCGCTGTTCGACCTGGTCGGACGCAAGCTGCTCGCGTTGTTGCCGCTCTCGCTCGCGACGCCGGTTTTCGCGCTCGCGTGGGACCATCGCCTCTTCACTGTGTCGATCAATAGCGCGGTGATGGTGTTCGCGCTCTTCATCGGACAGGAGTTCTGCTACTACTGGTATCACCGCGCATCGCACCGTATGCGCTTCTTCTGGGCCACGCATGCCGTGCATCACTCGCCGAACCAGCTGACGCTTTCCACGGCCTATCGGCTCGGCGTGACAGGCAAGCTGACGGGCTCGGCCATGTTCTTCACGCCGCTCGTGTTCCTCGGCGTGCGCCCTGAAGTCGTGCTGCTGACGCTCTACATGAACCTGCTGTACCAGTTCTGGCTGCATACGACGTGGGTGCCGAAGCTCGGCTGGCTCGAGTATGTGTTCAACACGCCGTCCGCGCACCGTGTGCATCACGCTTCGAATGTCGAGTACCTCGATGCGAACTACGGCGGCGTGCTGATCATCTTCGACCGTCTGTTCGGCACCTATGTCGAAGAACGCGCCGAAGAACCCTGCCGCTACGGTCTCGTCACGCCGACCACATCACGCAATCCGTTCGTCGTCGAGTTCGAACACTGGGCCACGCTGATTCGCGATGTCGTCACGGCGAAGAGTGTGTGGATCGCGATCAATCACGTGATCCAACCGCCGGGCTGGCTGCCCGACGGCGGCGGCGAAACGACGGAAGAGCTGCGCCGCAAGAGCAAGCCGGTGCATAGTGAGGTCGAGACAGTCAACGGTTGA
- a CDS encoding aldo/keto reductase — MEYRHLGASGFKVPVLSFGTGTFGGKGEFFQAWGATDVAEARKLIDVCLDAGVTMFDTADIYSNGSSESILGEALKGRRDKTIISTKATFRFDENDPNAVGSSRFHLIQAVDAALKRLQTDYIDLFQLHGFDAKTPVEETLSTLNDLVRAGKIRYTGVSNFSGWHLQKSLDVADRYGYPRYVANQTYYSLIGRDYEWELMPLGIDQGVGAVVWSPLGWGRLTGKIRRGQPLPDQSRLHKTADMGPPVPEEYLYRVVDALDAIAEETGKTIPQIALNWLLQRPTVSTVLIGARNEEQLRQNLGAVGWNLTQEQVAKLDEASKVRPAYPYWHQEGFAERNPFPV; from the coding sequence ATGGAATATCGTCACCTGGGCGCGTCTGGATTCAAGGTACCCGTACTCAGCTTCGGCACGGGCACGTTCGGCGGCAAAGGCGAATTCTTTCAGGCGTGGGGCGCGACGGATGTCGCCGAAGCACGCAAGCTCATCGATGTCTGTCTCGACGCAGGCGTCACGATGTTCGACACCGCTGACATCTATTCGAACGGCTCATCGGAATCGATTCTCGGCGAGGCATTGAAAGGGCGTCGCGACAAGACCATCATCTCGACGAAGGCCACGTTTCGCTTCGATGAAAACGATCCGAATGCCGTGGGCTCGTCGCGTTTCCACCTGATCCAGGCAGTCGATGCCGCGCTCAAGCGTCTGCAAACCGACTATATCGATCTATTCCAGTTGCATGGCTTCGACGCGAAGACGCCCGTGGAAGAAACGCTCTCCACGTTGAACGATCTCGTGCGCGCGGGCAAGATCCGCTACACGGGCGTGTCGAATTTCTCGGGTTGGCATCTGCAAAAATCGCTCGATGTCGCGGACCGTTATGGTTATCCGCGATATGTGGCGAACCAGACCTATTACTCGCTGATCGGGCGCGACTACGAATGGGAACTGATGCCGCTCGGCATTGACCAAGGTGTGGGCGCTGTCGTATGGAGTCCGCTGGGCTGGGGCCGTTTGACGGGCAAGATCCGTCGTGGCCAGCCGCTGCCGGACCAGAGCCGCTTGCACAAGACAGCCGACATGGGTCCGCCCGTGCCTGAGGAGTATCTGTATCGCGTCGTGGATGCACTGGATGCGATCGCCGAAGAAACGGGCAAGACGATTCCGCAGATCGCGTTGAACTGGCTGCTGCAACGGCCCACGGTTTCGACGGTGCTGATTGGCGCGCGCAACGAGGAACAATTGCGTCAGAACCTCGGCGCGGTGGGCTGGAATCTCACGCAAGAGCAGGTCGCGAAGCTCGATGAAGCGAGCAAGGTCCGGCCGGCGTACCCGTACTGGCATCAGGAAGGATTCGCGGAACGCAATCCGTTCCCCGTGTGA
- a CDS encoding response regulator: MPTVLLVDDDVETLDAWQGVCEAHGYATCLAEDGRAALDMLRERDVDVVVADWRMPVMSGSVLCHHVRNEQNLAEIVFILVSGEPSPPAFVYYDGFLRKPLAPTDLLSAMDRLLLERAADGRRRRNISSAPKNG; this comes from the coding sequence ATGCCGACAGTGCTGCTTGTAGATGATGACGTTGAAACGCTGGACGCATGGCAAGGCGTGTGCGAAGCGCATGGCTATGCGACCTGTCTCGCCGAAGATGGGCGCGCCGCGCTGGATATGCTGCGCGAGCGCGATGTGGATGTCGTCGTCGCGGACTGGCGGATGCCCGTGATGTCGGGCAGCGTGCTGTGCCATCACGTGCGCAACGAGCAGAACCTCGCGGAGATCGTGTTCATTCTCGTATCGGGCGAGCCGAGCCCGCCCGCGTTCGTCTATTACGACGGCTTTTTGCGCAAGCCGCTCGCCCCTACGGATCTGCTGTCGGCAATGGACCGGCTGTTGCTCGAACGCGCCGCCGATGGTCGTCGCAGACGAAACATTTCTTCCGCGCCGAAGAACGGATAG
- a CDS encoding porin — MKKSLLALATLGVFTASAHAQSSVTLYGLIDTGLVYTNNQQGHSNWQMVSSSTQNTVFGLKGSEDLGGGLHAVFKLEQGFLLNNGAQAFSGSAFGSQAWVGLQSDPYGTLTFGRQFDAMNDLVGPLTAEFNTWGGSMAAHPFENDNLAANSVVINNSVKYTSPTWSGVTLETMYSFSNKAGDFANNRSYGFGVSYAMGPVNLAAGYLQFNNAGNGSGATTSSDTSANFIAERQRIWSVGGNYTFGPATVGLVWSHSQIDNAAGVFSFGTGTYLGANDSSAGTLAGSLRLDNYEVNAKYALTPALSVSGAYTYTHGAYNGSSPGWNTAMLQTDYALSKRTDFYLEGVYQGVHGAPTGSVLSHAMINTLSPSSTDTQVAVTVGLRHAF; from the coding sequence ATGAAGAAATCTTTACTCGCCCTCGCAACACTCGGTGTTTTTACCGCTTCCGCGCATGCGCAAAGCAGCGTGACGCTCTATGGTCTTATCGACACTGGGCTCGTGTACACCAATAACCAGCAGGGGCACAGCAACTGGCAGATGGTGAGCAGCTCGACGCAGAACACGGTCTTCGGGCTCAAGGGCTCGGAAGATCTTGGCGGCGGCTTGCATGCCGTGTTCAAGCTCGAGCAGGGTTTCTTGCTGAACAACGGCGCGCAGGCATTTTCGGGCAGTGCCTTCGGTTCGCAGGCGTGGGTCGGCCTTCAAAGTGATCCGTACGGCACATTGACGTTCGGCCGGCAGTTCGACGCAATGAACGATCTTGTCGGGCCGCTGACAGCCGAGTTCAACACGTGGGGCGGCAGCATGGCCGCGCATCCGTTCGAGAACGACAACCTCGCTGCGAACTCCGTCGTGATCAACAACTCGGTCAAGTACACCAGTCCGACGTGGAGCGGCGTCACGCTCGAAACGATGTATAGCTTCAGCAACAAGGCAGGCGACTTCGCGAACAATCGCTCGTATGGCTTCGGCGTGTCGTATGCGATGGGCCCCGTCAATCTCGCTGCGGGATACCTGCAGTTCAACAATGCGGGCAACGGCAGCGGCGCGACCACGTCGTCGGATACGAGCGCGAACTTTATCGCGGAACGGCAGCGCATCTGGTCGGTGGGCGGCAATTACACGTTTGGCCCGGCGACGGTCGGTCTCGTGTGGAGCCATTCGCAGATCGACAACGCGGCGGGCGTGTTCTCGTTCGGTACGGGCACCTATCTCGGTGCGAACGATTCGTCCGCGGGAACGTTGGCCGGTTCGTTGCGACTGGATAACTACGAGGTGAATGCGAAATACGCGCTGACGCCTGCGTTGAGCGTGTCGGGCGCATACACGTACACGCACGGGGCATACAACGGCTCGTCGCCGGGATGGAATACGGCAATGCTGCAAACGGACTATGCGCTCAGCAAGCGCACCGACTTCTACCTTGAAGGCGTCTATCAGGGCGTGCATGGCGCACCGACGGGTTCGGTGCTCTCGCACGCGATGATCAACACGCTGTCGCCTTCGTCGACGGATACGCAGGTTGCCGTGACGGTCGGCCTGCGTCACGCGTTCTGA
- a CDS encoding porin → MLKRTVATAALSLIGSVAHAQSSVTLYGLIDTGITYANHVATSTGHSSLVRYADGVAQGSRWGIRGKEDLGGGLSAIFTLEGGFNSGDGTISQGGALFGRQAWVGLNKNGVGSLTFGRQYSLSRDYIHNYAMGHETPAGNYAYHINDLDQLTSSRINNSVKFSSANFNGLTFGVLYGFSDQAGAFSGSPTTTTSTTTTQGSSRTFSTGVNYTPGPFAIGAAYTDIRFPGSATPAFTANIANINTGPLRDLRTFGIGSSYLIGRGKVWGNWTHTQLTQIASRESTVNNYEVGGKYAFTNAVSGGLGYTFSDLSGEFSGKWHQVNSFVDYALSKRTDVYALTIYQKASGSNVVNGHEVPVQAEIGASSSFIGNSGTGANSQLAVRVGLRHLF, encoded by the coding sequence ATGTTAAAAAGAACTGTTGCCACTGCGGCATTAAGCCTGATCGGTTCCGTCGCGCACGCGCAAAGCAGCGTGACGCTCTATGGATTGATCGATACAGGCATCACCTATGCGAACCATGTCGCCACGTCTACCGGACATAGTTCTCTCGTCCGATATGCCGACGGCGTCGCGCAAGGCAGCCGCTGGGGCATTCGCGGCAAGGAAGATCTCGGCGGCGGCCTCTCGGCCATCTTCACACTCGAAGGCGGTTTTAATTCCGGCGACGGCACGATCTCGCAAGGCGGCGCGCTGTTCGGACGACAAGCCTGGGTCGGATTGAACAAGAACGGCGTTGGCTCGCTGACATTCGGCCGCCAGTACTCGCTGTCCAGAGACTACATCCACAACTACGCGATGGGCCACGAAACGCCGGCCGGCAACTACGCTTATCACATCAACGATCTGGATCAGTTGACATCGAGCCGCATCAACAACTCGGTCAAGTTCAGCAGCGCGAACTTCAATGGCCTGACCTTCGGCGTGCTCTACGGCTTTTCGGATCAGGCGGGCGCGTTCTCGGGTTCACCTACCACGACCACGAGCACCACGACGACTCAAGGTTCGTCGAGAACATTTAGCACTGGCGTCAACTACACACCCGGTCCGTTCGCGATCGGCGCGGCGTACACCGACATCCGCTTTCCCGGCAGCGCGACGCCGGCATTCACGGCCAACATCGCGAACATCAATACGGGGCCGCTGCGCGATCTGCGCACCTTCGGCATCGGCAGCAGCTATCTGATTGGGCGCGGCAAGGTGTGGGGCAACTGGACGCATACGCAACTCACGCAGATCGCGTCGCGTGAATCGACAGTGAACAACTATGAAGTGGGCGGAAAGTATGCGTTCACGAACGCAGTCAGCGGCGGACTCGGCTACACGTTCTCCGATCTGAGCGGCGAGTTCAGCGGCAAATGGCATCAGGTGAACAGCTTCGTCGACTATGCACTGTCGAAACGAACCGACGTCTATGCACTTACCATTTATCAGAAGGCATCGGGCAGCAACGTCGTCAACGGGCATGAGGTGCCCGTTCAGGCGGAGATCGGTGCGAGTTCGAGTTTCATCGGCAACTCGGGGACGGGCGCCAATTCGCAGCTTGCCGTACGCGTTGGCTTACGGCATCTGTTCTAG